A single Nostoc cf. commune SO-36 DNA region contains:
- a CDS encoding ArsR/SmtB family transcription factor, whose product MNKHKKKQDLDLIQSSDTPTCDTHLVHLENVRSSQAQILPTDKAQQMAEIFGVLADTNRIRLLSALASSELCVCDLAALTKMSESAVCHQLRLLKAMRLVSYRREGRNVYYSLADSHVINLYRSLVENLN is encoded by the coding sequence ATGAATAAGCACAAGAAAAAGCAGGACTTAGACTTAATTCAAAGTTCTGACACCCCTACCTGTGATACTCATCTGGTGCATCTAGAGAATGTACGCTCATCTCAGGCGCAAATCTTACCGACAGATAAAGCACAGCAAATGGCAGAAATTTTTGGGGTATTAGCAGATACAAACCGTATACGTCTCTTATCAGCTTTGGCTTCTAGTGAGTTGTGTGTTTGCGATCTAGCTGCATTAACGAAGATGAGTGAATCAGCTGTTTGCCATCAGTTGCGGTTATTGAAAGCTATGCGTTTAGTCAGCTATCGTCGAGAAGGTCGGAATGTTTATTATAGTTTGGCTGACAGTCACGTCATAAATTTATATCGCTCTTTAGTAGAAAATTTAAATTAA
- a CDS encoding heavy metal translocating P-type ATPase, translating into MITIVQLNSCSIVVLKYWQLTFRLDSKAAMTQTPDLKTRTLQVGGMDCGSCAKTIEVALQKLHGVKEATVNFTTGKARVSYDSEVLSEKSIYDQIKGLGYTVEQSHKAQSRQHTHSCGGEHDHDHQNHDNNVDVAPLQTLQLQIGGMDCGSCAKTIEVGVQKIIGVQEASVSFASERLHISYDPQLVNEKAICDRIQDLGYTVEEGVEASSYSSYHHDHDHSHDHNYEHSQPINKSKQKQKSDLTSWRFWIENRRGQSVILAGIGLVLGLLTQYFVLPIWIARAFYGIGIVIAGYPIARAGLFELRLRRADMNLLMTISVIGAVILGDWFEAGLVVFLFSLGTTLQVFTFGRTRNAIRSLMDLTPPTATVKRRNQEFTVPVESIELGEVLTIRPGQRVALDGVVVSGNSAIDQSPITGESIPEDKAVGDTVFAGTLNQTGFLEVKVTHTSSDTTVAKIINLVEQAQESRAPSQQWVDKFAQVYTPIVILAAIAIALIPPLAFAQPFNVWLYRALVMLVIACPCALVISTPVSIVSAIGAATRKGVLFKGGNALETAGHLTTLAFDKTGTITQGLPVVQKVYNLGTISANMVLQIAASLEQQSEHPLSKAIVAKAHDQGMELETPINFMALPGKGIQANFSEQRVAYFPGVVATANSEGNLLYFVGNKRLFLDQGIRLSDKAESLLAEIEQLGQIAVLVGTNEGLLGAIALSDGIRLEATEAMRQLKRVGLKRLVMLTGDRTAVALQIAQQVGITEYRAEMLPEDKLQEIQLLRRTGVVGMVGDGINDAPALAAADISFAVGGIDIALETADVVIVGSDLRRLAYAVELSRRTVSVIQQNVVFSLVTKALFLLLGTFGFVGLAVAVLADTGTSLLVTANGMRLFKTKTVKD; encoded by the coding sequence ATGATAACCATTGTACAGTTGAATAGTTGTTCAATTGTTGTATTAAAATATTGGCAGTTAACTTTTCGCCTTGATTCTAAAGCTGCTATGACTCAAACTCCTGACCTCAAAACCCGAACTTTGCAAGTTGGCGGTATGGACTGCGGAAGTTGCGCCAAGACAATTGAAGTCGCTTTACAAAAGTTACACGGTGTGAAAGAAGCAACGGTAAACTTTACAACTGGTAAAGCTAGGGTTTCCTATGACTCAGAGGTATTGAGTGAAAAGAGTATCTATGACCAAATTAAAGGTTTGGGTTATACGGTAGAGCAGAGTCATAAGGCGCAATCCCGTCAGCATACTCATTCCTGTGGCGGTGAACACGACCATGACCACCAAAATCATGACAATAACGTAGATGTAGCTCCTCTGCAAACATTACAGCTACAAATTGGCGGGATGGATTGTGGCAGTTGTGCCAAGACGATTGAGGTTGGGGTGCAGAAGATAATAGGCGTACAAGAAGCATCGGTCAGCTTTGCCAGCGAAAGATTGCATATATCCTATGACCCACAATTGGTGAATGAGAAAGCAATTTGTGACCGGATTCAAGATTTAGGTTACACGGTTGAGGAGGGTGTTGAAGCAAGTTCCTATAGTTCCTATCATCACGACCATGACCATAGCCATGATCATAACTACGAGCATTCTCAGCCAATAAACAAGTCCAAACAAAAACAAAAATCCGACCTAACAAGCTGGAGATTCTGGATTGAAAATCGTCGGGGACAGAGTGTCATACTTGCAGGTATAGGCTTAGTTTTAGGTTTACTTACTCAGTATTTCGTGCTACCCATCTGGATTGCACGAGCTTTTTATGGCATTGGTATAGTAATTGCTGGCTATCCGATCGCACGGGCTGGTTTGTTTGAGTTGCGCTTGCGTCGCGCCGATATGAATCTGCTGATGACTATTTCGGTAATTGGGGCAGTGATTTTAGGAGACTGGTTTGAAGCGGGGCTGGTTGTCTTTTTGTTCTCTTTAGGCACAACATTGCAAGTTTTCACCTTTGGTCGTACCCGCAATGCCATTCGCTCTCTAATGGATTTAACTCCGCCCACTGCTACTGTCAAGCGAAGGAATCAGGAATTTACAGTTCCCGTCGAAAGTATTGAGCTAGGTGAAGTTTTGACGATTCGACCAGGACAGCGTGTGGCGTTAGATGGTGTGGTTGTTTCTGGTAACAGTGCCATTGATCAGTCTCCAATTACGGGAGAGTCAATCCCAGAAGATAAAGCCGTTGGGGATACTGTCTTTGCTGGAACGCTGAATCAGACAGGTTTTTTAGAAGTTAAAGTTACGCACACTTCTAGCGATACAACCGTTGCCAAAATTATTAATTTGGTGGAACAAGCTCAAGAAAGCCGCGCACCTTCGCAGCAGTGGGTGGATAAGTTTGCACAGGTCTACACTCCGATAGTGATTTTAGCAGCGATCGCCATTGCTCTAATTCCCCCCTTGGCATTTGCTCAACCTTTCAACGTCTGGCTCTATCGGGCGCTAGTGATGTTGGTAATAGCTTGCCCCTGTGCTTTAGTAATTTCTACTCCTGTTTCGATTGTCAGTGCTATTGGTGCTGCAACTCGTAAAGGCGTTTTATTCAAAGGAGGCAACGCACTGGAAACCGCCGGACATCTGACTACCCTTGCTTTTGATAAGACTGGTACAATTACGCAAGGGCTACCCGTTGTACAGAAAGTTTATAACCTTGGAACAATAAGTGCAAACATGGTGTTACAGATTGCAGCTTCACTTGAGCAACAGTCAGAACATCCGCTCTCCAAGGCAATTGTAGCCAAGGCTCACGATCAAGGCATGGAGTTAGAAACACCTATTAACTTCATGGCACTACCTGGGAAAGGGATTCAGGCGAACTTTAGTGAGCAGCGCGTTGCATATTTTCCCGGCGTTGTAGCGACTGCAAACTCGGAGGGAAATCTGTTGTACTTTGTAGGCAATAAACGGTTATTTTTAGACCAAGGTATTCGCTTATCTGATAAAGCTGAATCTTTGTTAGCTGAAATTGAACAACTCGGTCAAATTGCAGTGCTGGTAGGGACAAATGAAGGGCTATTGGGAGCGATCGCACTTTCCGATGGTATCCGCTTAGAAGCCACAGAAGCCATGCGACAGTTGAAGCGGGTTGGATTAAAGCGGTTAGTGATGTTGACAGGCGATCGGACTGCTGTTGCTCTTCAGATTGCCCAGCAAGTTGGAATTACAGAGTATCGGGCAGAAATGCTACCAGAAGATAAACTTCAAGAAATTCAACTCCTGCGTCGAACCGGAGTAGTAGGTATGGTTGGGGATGGTATCAACGATGCTCCGGCACTCGCTGCTGCGGATATTAGTTTTGCGGTTGGTGGAATAGATATTGCTTTGGAGACAGCAGATGTGGTGATCGTGGGAAGTGACCTCAGACGACTTGCTTATGCAGTAGAACTAAGCCGTCGCACTGTATCTGTGATTCAACAGAATGTTGTCTTTTCTCTGGTAACAAAGGCTTTGTTCCTACTGTTGGGGACATTTGGGTTTGTTGGGTTAGCCGTCGCCGTCTTGGCAGATACAGGGACTTCCTTGTTAGTGACTGCAAATGGAATGCGCTTATTTAAAACTAAGACTGTTAAGGATTGA
- a CDS encoding cation diffusion facilitator family transporter, protein MVHDHSHKHHGHEHGQGNYNRAFAVGTALNIGFVIVEAVYGYRAHSLALVADAGHNLSDVLGLLLAWGASALSRRPPTRRHTYGLRRYSILAALINALVLLLAMGAIAWEALHRFSEPSPVSGGTVIGVALVGIIINTVTALMFLSGRQQDLNIRGAFLHMAADAGVSLGVVLAGIAIVFTGWLWFDPVVSLIIVVVVVVGTWQLLKDSVNLALDAVPEGIEPLAVQTYLAERPGVAGVHDLHIWAMSTTETALTAHLIMPTGHPGDAFLVQVNQELHDHFGIEHITMQIETGDPRYPCTLAPENVV, encoded by the coding sequence ATGGTACACGACCACAGCCACAAGCATCACGGACACGAACATGGACAGGGCAACTACAACCGCGCTTTCGCAGTTGGTACAGCCCTCAATATAGGATTTGTGATTGTTGAAGCAGTCTATGGCTACCGAGCACACTCCCTTGCTCTGGTTGCCGATGCCGGTCATAATTTGAGTGATGTATTGGGACTGCTACTAGCTTGGGGAGCAAGTGCCCTCAGCCGGCGACCCCCAACCCGACGGCATACCTACGGATTGCGTCGTTACTCAATTTTAGCGGCTCTGATCAACGCACTTGTTCTCCTCCTAGCAATGGGTGCGATCGCTTGGGAAGCCCTCCACCGCTTCAGCGAACCTAGCCCAGTCTCAGGAGGTACAGTCATCGGTGTTGCTTTAGTAGGAATTATCATCAACACAGTCACTGCCTTGATGTTTTTGTCCGGTCGCCAGCAAGACTTAAATATTCGAGGAGCATTTCTGCACATGGCGGCTGATGCCGGAGTTTCGTTGGGGGTTGTATTAGCTGGCATCGCCATTGTTTTCACTGGCTGGTTGTGGTTTGACCCAGTTGTGAGTTTAATTATCGTTGTCGTAGTGGTTGTTGGAACCTGGCAGCTGTTGAAAGATTCTGTGAATCTAGCATTAGATGCTGTACCAGAGGGAATCGAGCCTTTGGCTGTGCAGACTTATCTGGCTGAACGTCCTGGTGTAGCTGGTGTCCACGACTTGCACATCTGGGCAATGAGTACTACCGAGACTGCACTCACTGCTCACTTAATTATGCCCACAGGACATCCAGGCGATGCTTTTTTAGTACAGGTAAATCAAGAGCTTCACGACCATTTTGGCATTGAACACATTACTATGCAGATAGAGACTGGTGATCCGAGGTATCCGTGTACTCTTGCTCCAGAAAATGTGGTTTAA
- a CDS encoding class I SAM-dependent methyltransferase, producing MANIRAIASNTKNSPDWYKRLFAWMMAHGNAKYEEEIADRKRALFAELHGNVLEIGPGTGPNLSYYPSDIHWIGIEPNIFMHPYLEREAEQIALDIDLRFGTAEHLEVEDNSMDAVVSTLVLCSVDNLAAALQEVIRVLKPGGRFFFLEHVAAPQGTMLRLIQHVIRPLWKTLGDGCHPDRETWLALENAGFERVNYQHFRANLPAIVSPQIIGVAVKKV from the coding sequence ATGGCGAACATACGTGCTATAGCGTCAAACACAAAAAATTCTCCAGACTGGTATAAACGCTTATTTGCCTGGATGATGGCTCATGGCAATGCTAAGTATGAGGAGGAAATAGCAGACCGAAAGCGAGCTTTGTTTGCCGAACTGCATGGTAACGTTTTAGAAATTGGCCCAGGCACGGGCCCCAACTTGTCCTACTATCCGTCCGACATCCATTGGATTGGCATTGAGCCAAATATTTTCATGCATCCATATTTAGAGCGAGAAGCTGAACAGATCGCTTTAGATATCGACCTCCGCTTTGGAACTGCTGAACACTTGGAAGTCGAGGATAACAGCATGGATGCTGTTGTAAGTACGCTCGTTCTATGTTCCGTAGATAATCTAGCTGCTGCTTTGCAGGAAGTCATACGAGTACTTAAGCCTGGTGGACGCTTCTTTTTCCTTGAGCACGTTGCGGCACCTCAAGGGACAATGTTGCGGTTGATACAGCATGTCATCCGACCGCTTTGGAAAACCCTTGGTGATGGCTGCCATCCCGATCGCGAAACCTGGTTAGCATTGGAGAATGCAGGGTTTGAGCGAGTAAACTATCAACATTTTCGGGCAAACCTCCCTGCGATCGTCAGCCCTCAAATAATTGGTGTAGCAGTTAAGAAAGTCTAG
- a CDS encoding WD40/YVTN/BNR-like repeat-containing protein: MAISLSNPNVFYGWPASGAEGLHTSKDGGKNWTKPRMNGLSDAPFDLAVDPRSPDHVFATTRSGLYESTNGGDNLTLVPNTQEVPVVSLALLKDGNSTVMYGYRFLKSAPGVYRSNNGGKTWEKLWTETDGVVVKLAVAPNDPQIFYAVNENNAVFQSQDSGKTWKEVK, translated from the coding sequence TTGGCAATATCTCTCAGTAACCCCAATGTTTTCTATGGATGGCCGGCTTCGGGAGCAGAAGGGCTGCATACTTCAAAAGATGGTGGAAAAAACTGGACTAAACCCCGCATGAATGGGTTAAGCGATGCTCCCTTTGACCTTGCAGTTGATCCGCGAAGCCCTGACCATGTGTTTGCAACTACTCGTTCGGGTTTGTACGAGAGTACTAATGGTGGTGACAACTTGACGCTAGTGCCAAATACGCAGGAAGTTCCTGTTGTTAGTTTAGCTTTGCTCAAAGATGGCAACAGTACTGTCATGTATGGCTATCGCTTTCTCAAATCAGCACCTGGTGTTTATCGCAGTAATAATGGTGGTAAGACTTGGGAAAAGCTTTGGACGGAAACTGATGGAGTGGTCGTGAAACTGGCAGTTGCCCCTAACGATCCACAGATATTTTATGCGGTAAATGAGAACAATGCTGTCTTTCAATCCCAAGATAGCGGCAAGACATGGAAAGAAGTAAAATAA
- a CDS encoding IS701 family transposase: MGSRTATSTITVVDQYCDAYRDLFPEVRTFENFKHLHAGMLSDIKRKSLPEIAKAVGLHDAQPLQNFLTNSPWSVVALRDKRLELTLLMLEGRSFKLVIDETGDKKKGKHTDYVARQYIGNLGKVDNGIVSVNAYGVLGDLTFPLIFLIYKPRKRLEVGGVYKTKPQLAVEIIESLLKIGFNFDLVLADSLYGESPTFIAVLSKYKKHYLLAIRSNHREFSLPDQEAKYGVWQEFERTFSDGKSEKRYIQQINESESRLVTYWRITTDPNNLPKNQTWYVKTDLKSDMAAKLGNLYGFRNWVEYAFKQGKNELGWADFRLTNYQQIEKWWELVMSAYFLVSLQAQARNKSESESNNETISSPISIEPADFSKHKWWDFNLGWKSTLNNLRLIIQPYIFWNLIKPWLAVFVNTNFQLGFQKLIKIMNQFQGYITVDSG; the protein is encoded by the coding sequence TTGGGTTCAAGAACGGCTACCTCTACGATCACCGTGGTAGATCAGTACTGCGATGCCTATAGAGATTTGTTTCCAGAAGTGAGGACATTTGAGAATTTTAAACATCTTCATGCTGGAATGTTATCTGACATAAAGCGTAAATCTTTACCAGAAATAGCCAAGGCAGTTGGTTTACACGATGCACAACCACTGCAAAACTTCCTTACGAATTCACCTTGGTCAGTAGTTGCTTTACGAGACAAGCGTTTAGAACTTACTCTCTTAATGTTAGAGGGACGTTCATTTAAGCTAGTAATTGATGAAACTGGAGATAAAAAGAAAGGGAAACATACAGATTACGTTGCCAGACAATATATTGGGAACTTGGGTAAAGTTGATAATGGAATTGTCTCAGTTAATGCTTATGGAGTATTAGGAGACTTGACTTTCCCTTTAATATTTTTAATATATAAACCACGAAAAAGACTTGAAGTAGGAGGAGTCTATAAAACCAAACCTCAATTAGCAGTTGAAATAATTGAATCGTTGCTCAAAATCGGATTTAATTTTGATTTGGTTTTAGCGGATAGCCTTTATGGTGAGAGTCCAACATTTATTGCTGTGTTGTCTAAGTATAAAAAACATTATTTACTAGCGATAAGAAGTAATCATCGAGAGTTTAGCTTGCCAGACCAAGAGGCTAAGTATGGGGTGTGGCAAGAGTTTGAGCGTACATTTAGTGATGGGAAGTCAGAAAAAAGATATATACAACAGATAAATGAAAGCGAATCCAGACTGGTAACATATTGGCGAATCACTACTGACCCAAATAATTTACCAAAAAATCAGACATGGTATGTAAAAACAGATTTAAAAAGTGATATGGCTGCTAAATTAGGAAATCTTTATGGATTTCGTAATTGGGTAGAGTATGCCTTTAAACAAGGGAAGAATGAGTTAGGATGGGCTGATTTTAGACTTACGAATTATCAGCAAATAGAAAAATGGTGGGAGCTAGTTATGAGCGCCTATTTTTTAGTGAGTTTACAGGCTCAAGCTAGAAATAAATCTGAAAGCGAAAGCAATAACGAAACAATTTCATCGCCAATTTCAATAGAACCCGCAGATTTTAGTAAACATAAATGGTGGGATTTCAATTTGGGATGGAAGTCCACTTTGAACAATTTAAGATTAATTATTCAACCATATATTTTTTGGAATCTAATCAAACCGTGGTTAGCCGTTTTTGTTAATACTAACTTCCAGTTAGGATTCCAAAAGCTGATAAAAATAATGAATCAGTTTCAAGGTTATATAACCGTGGATTCGGGGTAA
- a CDS encoding heavy metal-responsive transcriptional regulator, with protein sequence MIAVVEQFCCEVSSPKKLLKIGELANQTDVAVGTIRYYEGLGLIKPVERSESGYRYYDYEAINRLKFIKKAQSLQFSLSEIQQVLGIRSQGDPACPLVRDLLKQKIAHLEEQIYRMKQLKDELEAYQQRWENRPLDNPCNKELCSLIEEVACSDIPVHNLRG encoded by the coding sequence ATGATTGCTGTCGTGGAACAATTTTGCTGTGAAGTATCATCCCCAAAAAAGCTGCTGAAAATTGGTGAGCTAGCAAATCAAACTGATGTGGCAGTGGGAACAATCCGGTATTACGAAGGCTTGGGCTTGATAAAACCAGTTGAAAGAAGTGAAAGTGGCTACCGTTATTACGACTATGAGGCAATCAACAGGCTGAAATTCATCAAAAAAGCCCAATCTTTACAGTTTTCCCTGTCTGAAATTCAACAAGTGCTAGGCATCCGTTCCCAAGGCGACCCTGCTTGCCCACTAGTTCGGGACTTACTCAAACAGAAAATTGCTCATCTTGAGGAACAGATTTATCGTATGAAGCAACTCAAGGATGAGCTAGAGGCATATCAACAGCGTTGGGAAAACCGACCTTTGGATAATCCCTGTAATAAAGAGCTTTGCAGCTTGATTGAGGAAGTAGCTTGCTCTGATATACCTGTTCACAATTTACGAGGCTAG
- a CDS encoding thioredoxin family protein produces the protein MTKRQIEIFTADCPLCDQTVQMVQELTCPNCEVSVYNLRQEQEKAQHYGVNAVPAIAINGKLVVTGKPSREQLQAAGVGQPLSFNMGAALIKRRYSDKE, from the coding sequence ATGACAAAACGTCAAATTGAGATTTTTACGGCTGACTGTCCTCTTTGTGATCAGACAGTGCAAATGGTGCAAGAATTGACTTGCCCTAATTGTGAAGTATCAGTCTATAACCTGCGACAAGAGCAGGAAAAAGCCCAGCATTATGGAGTGAATGCAGTGCCAGCGATCGCCATCAATGGAAAACTGGTTGTGACTGGCAAACCCAGTCGAGAGCAACTCCAAGCTGCTGGTGTCGGTCAGCCCCTGAGTTTTAATATGGGTGCGGCTCTTATCAAAAGACGATACTCTGATAAAGAGTAG
- a CDS encoding ISKra4 family transposase — translation MEASTVNEGFFTEARSLFEEIVAWLGSDVVCGLEHEQLEKNLFVNGNELLRRLLQGYLDLRSDDEIEGDCQGADGETRTHKRFQERKLTTRFGTVIVRRIGYGQRKIVSLKPLDAELNLPIEQYSYGIRERVATEVALNGFNETVEAIKKTTAAQVPKRQVEELARRSASDFDSFYKHRQADPKQSNQLEKTGEIIVISADGKGVILRTEDLRPQTQKRALLNHKKLDKRLTKGEKRNSKRMATVASVYTIARFIRTPEQIIDPEKSCVDKRPKPENKRVWASLVKEPELVISDAFDEALHRDPNKQKHWVALVDGNKTQLNLLKKFSRQHHINLTIVLDIIHVIEYLWKAAFVFYDNTSKSAESWVSQRLLSILQGKSSLVASLMRRSATLQQLSSQERLNVDKCANYLLNNKAYLKYDCYLNAGYPIATGVIEGACRHLIKDRMDITGARWSLTGAEAVLRLRSLHISGDWYEYWRFHLRQEYERNHLPLYFDAVPLMKRVTQARCSITPLSLPMLV, via the coding sequence ATGGAAGCATCGACGGTAAATGAAGGATTTTTCACAGAAGCACGCTCACTATTTGAAGAAATAGTAGCCTGGTTAGGCTCAGATGTGGTTTGCGGACTAGAACATGAACAATTAGAGAAAAATCTCTTCGTTAACGGGAACGAACTCTTAAGACGCTTATTACAAGGTTATCTAGACCTACGTAGTGATGACGAGATAGAAGGAGATTGTCAAGGAGCGGATGGGGAAACAAGAACCCATAAGCGCTTTCAAGAGCGAAAATTGACAACTCGATTTGGCACAGTCATAGTCCGTCGTATTGGTTATGGTCAAAGAAAGATAGTCAGCTTGAAACCATTGGACGCAGAACTGAACCTGCCCATAGAACAATACTCCTATGGGATTAGAGAAAGAGTAGCAACAGAAGTAGCATTGAATGGGTTTAATGAGACGGTAGAAGCCATAAAAAAAACAACCGCAGCACAAGTACCAAAACGGCAAGTCGAGGAATTAGCTCGTAGAAGTGCTAGCGATTTTGACTCATTCTATAAACATCGACAAGCAGACCCAAAGCAATCGAATCAATTAGAAAAAACTGGAGAAATAATCGTTATTAGTGCAGATGGAAAGGGCGTGATTCTACGCACAGAAGATTTGCGTCCTCAAACCCAAAAAAGAGCGCTCTTAAATCACAAGAAACTCGATAAAAGGTTAACTAAGGGAGAAAAACGTAACTCGAAACGGATGGCAACAGTAGCATCTGTTTATACAATCGCCCGATTTATCCGCACACCAGAACAAATTATTGACCCAGAAAAATCTTGTGTTGATAAACGCCCGAAGCCCGAAAATAAACGAGTTTGGGCTAGCTTAGTTAAAGAGCCAGAGTTAGTTATTAGTGATGCATTTGACGAAGCATTACATCGAGATCCAAACAAACAAAAACATTGGGTTGCCTTAGTTGATGGTAATAAAACACAACTGAACCTACTAAAAAAGTTTTCACGTCAACATCATATAAACCTGACTATTGTTCTTGATATTATCCATGTAATTGAGTATCTATGGAAAGCTGCATTTGTCTTTTATGACAACACTAGTAAGTCAGCAGAAAGTTGGGTAAGTCAACGTTTACTCTCTATCCTTCAAGGAAAATCGAGTCTGGTTGCTTCGCTTATGCGACGCAGTGCAACTTTACAACAATTATCATCCCAAGAACGTTTGAATGTTGATAAATGCGCTAATTATTTACTTAACAACAAGGCTTACCTCAAATACGACTGCTATTTAAACGCAGGTTATCCCATTGCTACAGGAGTCATTGAAGGTGCTTGCCGTCACTTGATTAAAGACAGGATGGATATCACTGGCGCGAGGTGGAGCCTAACAGGTGCAGAAGCTGTTTTACGTCTTCGTTCCCTCCATATTAGTGGTGATTGGTATGAATATTGGCGCTTCCATTTACGTCAAGAATATGAGCGTAATCATCTGCCGTTGTATTTTGATGCTGTTCCTTTGATGAAGCGTGTCACTCAAGCTCGCTGCTCTATTACTCCACTATCACTCCCAATGCTTGTCTAA
- a CDS encoding MFS transporter, giving the protein MTNIKSLSKTPAFKFVILLGFVSLCADATYEGARSITGAYLGVLGASGTVVGLVAGLGELIGYGFRLVIGYLSDQTRKYWGITTFGYFINTAVVPLLALAGRWEVAAGLMIAERTGKAIRTPPRDVLLSHAASQLGTGFGFGLHEAMDQIGAVMGPLAVAAVLYLQGGYRSGFAILIVPAVLGLIVLLVGQRLYPNPCDFEVHTATLKGERLPRVFWIYLSAVALVAAGYADFPLIAYHLQKGAIASSNTIPLLYAVAMGVDAIAALIFGRLFDRKGISILIFAVLISCLFPPLAFSGNSNLALLGMILWGVGMGAQESIMKAAIAGMVPMDKRASAYGIFSAGYGLSWFLGSALMGILYDRSVGSLVVFSVVIQVAAIPIFWQVRRHNI; this is encoded by the coding sequence ATGACAAATATCAAAAGCCTTTCTAAAACCCCTGCTTTCAAGTTCGTAATTTTACTCGGCTTTGTTAGCTTATGTGCTGATGCAACCTACGAAGGGGCGCGTAGCATCACGGGAGCTTATCTTGGAGTTTTGGGTGCTAGTGGCACTGTGGTAGGGCTGGTAGCGGGTTTAGGGGAGTTAATTGGCTATGGCTTTCGCCTAGTTATCGGTTATCTCAGTGACCAGACGCGAAAATACTGGGGAATCACTACATTCGGTTATTTTATCAATACAGCAGTTGTGCCGCTTTTAGCTTTAGCTGGACGCTGGGAAGTCGCAGCGGGGTTGATGATTGCTGAACGCACAGGTAAAGCAATTCGCACCCCGCCGCGAGATGTGTTGCTTTCCCATGCTGCGAGTCAACTTGGTACGGGTTTTGGTTTTGGCTTGCACGAGGCGATGGATCAAATTGGTGCCGTGATGGGGCCACTGGCTGTAGCAGCGGTGCTTTATTTACAAGGAGGGTATCGGAGTGGCTTTGCAATTTTGATTGTGCCAGCAGTATTAGGATTAATTGTACTTTTGGTAGGACAACGGCTTTACCCAAATCCCTGCGACTTTGAAGTACACACAGCAACACTCAAAGGGGAGCGATTACCGCGAGTCTTTTGGATTTATCTTAGTGCAGTAGCCCTAGTTGCTGCGGGGTATGCAGATTTCCCTCTAATTGCCTACCACTTGCAGAAAGGAGCGATCGCTTCCTCTAATACAATTCCTTTACTTTATGCGGTAGCTATGGGAGTTGACGCTATAGCTGCACTAATATTTGGGCGTTTATTTGACCGTAAAGGGATTTCTATCCTCATTTTTGCGGTTTTAATATCATGCTTGTTTCCCCCGTTGGCTTTTTCAGGAAACAGTAATCTTGCACTTTTGGGAATGATTTTGTGGGGTGTAGGGATGGGGGCACAAGAATCAATTATGAAAGCTGCGATTGCAGGAATGGTGCCAATGGACAAACGTGCTAGTGCTTATGGGATTTTTAGTGCAGGCTATGGCTTATCCTGGTTTTTAGGTAGTGCCTTAATGGGAATTCTTTATGATCGCTCTGTTGGTTCCTTGGTTGTCTTTTCAGTCGTTATCCAAGTTGCAGCAATTCCCATTTTTTGGCAAGTAAGAAGGCACAATATTTGA
- a CDS encoding cupredoxin domain-containing protein, giving the protein MFNKSKILGSVAGLGLLFGTASSVATAQIPAEMPAHSSEQTSQFRRIEQPLALKVGVTLGGLGLIGLELWWFLFSKNKAIKASSGQGIQELTINVDGGYEPSRVIVKSGQPVRLNFFRRDPSSCLEKVLLPDFHIAQDLALNHITPIEFTPSKPGQYQFTCGMNMFRGVVEVQ; this is encoded by the coding sequence ATGTTTAACAAAAGTAAGATTTTGGGGAGTGTTGCTGGGCTAGGACTTCTATTTGGTACAGCATCAAGCGTAGCAACAGCACAAATACCAGCCGAAATGCCAGCGCATTCATCAGAACAAACCAGTCAATTTCGCCGCATTGAGCAACCCTTAGCATTAAAAGTCGGCGTTACTTTGGGCGGTTTGGGGTTAATTGGATTGGAACTGTGGTGGTTTCTCTTCAGTAAAAACAAAGCTATAAAAGCTAGTTCTGGTCAAGGAATACAGGAGCTAACAATTAATGTAGACGGCGGTTATGAACCTTCTCGTGTGATTGTGAAATCTGGTCAACCTGTACGACTAAATTTCTTTCGCCGCGACCCTAGTAGCTGTCTGGAGAAAGTGTTGTTACCTGATTTTCACATTGCTCAAGATTTGGCTCTTAACCATATCACTCCTATTGAATTTACACCTTCTAAACCAGGTCAATATCAATTTACTTGTGGCATGAATATGTTTCGTGGTGTAGTGGAAGTCCAGTAG